In Prunus dulcis chromosome 1, ALMONDv2, whole genome shotgun sequence, the following are encoded in one genomic region:
- the LOC117623327 gene encoding polyadenylate-binding protein 2-like has protein sequence MAQIQVQHQPPVTGPNGVAANAGGAPGQFVSTSLYVGDLDQNVTDSQLYDLFNQVGQVVSVRVCRDLSTRRSLGYGYVNYSNPQDAARALDVLNFTPLNSKSIRIMYSHRDPSIRKSGTGNIFIKNLDKAIDHKALHDTFSSFGNILSCKIATDGTGQSKGYGFVQFDSEEAAQSAIDKLNGMLINDKPVFVGHFLRKQERDGAWNKTKFNNVYVKNISESTTEDDLKKIFGEHGQITSVVVMRDGDGKSRCFGFVNFEDPDAAAKAVDNLNGKKFDEKEWYVGKAQKKYERELELKERFEQSMKEASDKFQGVNLYIKNLDDSISDEKLKELFSEYGTVTSCKVMRDPDGNSRGSGFVAFSTTEEASRALAEMNGKMVVSKPLYVALAQRKEERRARLQAQFSQMRPVAMAPSVAPRMPMYPPGAPGLGQQFLYGQAPPSIIPPQAGFGYQQQLVPGIRPGGAPMPNFFVPMVQQGPQGQRPGGRRGAGPVQQNQQPVPMMQQHMLPRGRVYRYPPGRNMQEVPFSGVPSGMLSVPYDMGGIPMRDAAGGQGVPALATALANASTEQQRTMLGEALYPLVDQLEHESAAKVTGMLLEMDQTEVLHLLESPEALKAKVAEAMEVLRNVAQQQANSSADQLSSLSLNDSLVS, from the exons ATGGCTCAGATTCAAGTTCAGCATCAGCCTCCGGTGACCGGACCGAACGGCGTCGCCGCCAACGCCGGTGGCGCTCCGGGCCAGTTCGTATCGACGTCGCTGTACGTTGGGGATCTGGACCAGAATGTGACCGACTCGCAGCTTTACGATCTGTTCAACCAGGTCGGCCAGGTCGTGTCGGTGAGGGTCTGCAGAGACCTGAGTACTCGCCGATCTCTCGGCTATGGCTACGTCAACTATAGCAACCCTCAAGATG CTGCGAGGGCACTGGATGTTCTGAACTTCACTCCACTGAACAGCAAATCCATCAGGATTATGTATTCTCACCGGGACCCTAGTATTAGAAAGAGTGGAACCggaaatatatttatcaaG AATCTGGACAAGGCAATTGACCACAAAGCATTGCATgatacattttcttctttcgGAAATATTCTTTCTTGCAAGATAGCCACTGATGGCACTGGCCAGTCGAAGGGCTATGGTTTTGTGCAGTTTGATAGTGAAGAAGCTGCTCAGAGTGCAATAGATAAGTTAAATGGCATGCTGATTAATGATAAGCCAGTATTTGTGGGACACTTTCTTCGCAAGCAGGAGAGAGATGGCGCTTGGAATAAGACAAAATTCAATAATGTCTATGTGAAAAATATATCAGAATCTACAACAGAAGAtgatttgaagaaaatttttGGTGAGCATGGACAAATTACCAGTGTTGTAGTGATGAGGGATGGGGATGGCAAGTCAAggtgttttggttttgtcaACTTTGAGGATCCAGATGCAGCTGCGAAGGCTGTTGACAATCTGAATGGAAAGAAATTCGATGAAAAGGAGTGGTATGTTGGGAAAGCCcagaaaaagtatgagagaGAACTTGAACTGAAGGAGAGATTTGAGCAGAGTATGAAGGAAGCTAGTGATAAATTTCAAGGTGTCAATTTGTATATCAAAAACTTGGACGATAGCATTAGTGATGAAAAACTGAAGGAATTATTCTCAGAGTATGGTACAGTTACTTCATGCAAG GTTATGCGGGATCCTGATGGAAATAGTAGAGGTTCTGGTTTTGTTGCCTTTTCAACTACTGAAGAAGCATCTCGAGCT CTTGCTGAGATGAATGGCAAAATGGTTGTTAGCAAACCTCTGTATGTTGCACTTGCCCAAaggaaggaagagagaagagcaAGATTGCAG GCTCAGTTTTCTCAAATGAGGCCAGTTGCAATGGCACCTTCAGTGGCTCCTCGTATGCCAATGTACCCTCCTGGTGCTCCAGGTCTAGGACAACAATTTTTGTATGGGCAGGCACCTCCATCGATAATTCCTCCACaa GCTGGATTTGGTTACCAACAGCAACTTGTGCCCGGAATAAGGCCTGGTGGTGCTCCAATGCCAAACTTCTTTGTTCCAATGGTCCAGCAGGGTCCTCAGGGCCAACGCCCAGGAGGTCGACGTGGGGCAGGTCCTGTGCAACAAAACCAGCAGCCAGTCCCAATGATGCAGCAGCAT ATGCTTCCTAGGGGACGCGTGTATCGCTATCCACCTGGTCGCAACATGCAGGAAGTTCCATTTTCGGGAGTTCCCAGTGGTATGCTTTCAGTACCATATGACATGGGTGGCATCCCAATGCGAGATGCTGCAGGAGGGCAGGGTGTTCCAGCCTTGGCCACAGCCCTTGCAAATGCTTCAACTGAGCAGCAAAGGACG ATGCTTGGTGAGGCTTTATATCCCCTAGTTGACCAGTTGGAGCACGAGTCAGCAGCTAAGGTGACAGGCATGCTTTTGGAGATGGACCAGACTGAAGTTTTGCATTTGCTCGAGTCGCCGGAGGCTTTGAAGGCCAAAGTGGCAGAGGCCATGGAGGTCCTGAGAAATGTTGCCCAACAGCAGGCTAACAGCAGCGCTGATCAACTATCTTCATTGTCTCTGAATGACAGCCTTGTCTCATAA
- the LOC117623335 gene encoding WUSCHEL-related homeobox 4, translated as MGISSMKVHQFARGLWEHEPSLTLGCTKRLRPLAPKLANSTAGDTTTTALAPFDLKSFIRPESGPRKLGSSDHQEKKDSPHPQVETHPGGTRWNPTQEQIGILEMLYRGGMRTPNAQQIEQITAQLGKYGKIEGKNVFYWFQNHKARERQKQKRNSLGLSHSPRTPTPVITNLGEVVGEREEDSPYKRKCRSWGFDCSVEDSVVCKADEVVEGGRGRTLELFPLHPEGR; from the exons ATGGGAATAAGCAGCATGAAGGTGCACCAGTTCGCACGTGGACTCTGGGAACACGAACCCTCCCTCACTCTTGGCTGCACCAAACGCCTACGCCCTCTCGCTCCCAAACTGGCCAACTCCACCGCAGGCGACACCACTACCACTGCCCTTGCTCCTTTCGACCTTAAGAGCTTCATCAGACCTGAAAGTGGCCCTAGAAAACTAGGTTCCTCTGATCATCAGGAGAAGAAAGATTCCCCCCACCCCCAG GTGGAGACGCACCCAGGAGGGACGCGTTGGAACCCAACGCAAGAACAGATAGGAATACTAGAAATGCTGTATAGGGGAGGCATGCGCACTCCTAATGCACAACAGATAGAACAAATAACAGCTCAGCTTGGCAAGTACGGCAAGATAGAGGGCAAGAATGTGTTTTACTGGTTCCAAAACCACAAAGCACGCGAGAGGCAGAAGCAAAAACGCAACAGCCTCGGCCTCAGCCATTCTCCCAGAACACCAACTCCTGTAATTACCAAC CTGGGAGAAGTAGTAggggaaagagaggaagatAGTCCGTACAAGAGAAAGTGTAGGAGCTGGGGATTTGATTGCTCGGTAGAAGATAGTGTAGTTTGTAAGGCGGACGAAGTCGTGGAGGGAGGTAGAGGTAGAACTTTGGAGCTCTTCCCATTACATCCGGAAGGGAGATGA